From a region of the Hemitrygon akajei chromosome 16, sHemAka1.3, whole genome shotgun sequence genome:
- the LOC140740124 gene encoding uncharacterized protein: MPRMPLSCLSQPLSLMESGYYSEMESLESVPAHTPDTPGTFSQELVHRSKAGRGRASATSRRKREFISDEKKDASYWEKRRKNNEAAKRSREKRRISDMVLENRVLALNEENVRLKSELLSLQLRFGLITTAAYAEKSRQLSGSAGSSYYTGYSTVLLQSDSSEAEHPSQGEAFTPLSKYSPRGSLSDTSDGSLSTGNSPGPMIQGDNRQDENSMDKDLMRDIKEVMNAQVPFGESASLLRSYHNMEFVSYKEQLKYSSAARDIIRYGSQGCVETGDTHTAHLDDFRLLSDVPQAPGNGRTDYPQGGVHAAPAPSMLVEGQRQMPPNGVALWCAQRPLSTRAREEPDDLPLGGYTAELCPRSGREHPVIERLVRASPQSSLSVNEAGDRTAVPNLDEVPQCSLTRSFPAEKQETSECSLLLFSVIKTPEVLDQGLVAHSGAAADKVSDGALSEGSDSDSLDRADRSSLSDTAHSDSPQVLRRMALPHKLRLKARAMVQGGEQDGGQDLPRHHSDQGAPLLRCNGLRHNGSIMRGYAPVHRKGDLWSESGHLVIKASQCAAGVLSQFEQPTPQGSPNLQSNQISTSKGPDYGAVGVACFRNATQEAESSPLHPGYNLTSPT, translated from the coding sequence ATGCCCAGGATGCCTCTGTCTTGCCTGAGTCAACCGCTGTCTCTGATGGAATCTGGCTACTACTCGGAGATGGAGAGTCTGGAGTCCGTGCCGGCCCACACCCCGGACACCCCTGGCACCTTCAGCCAAGAGCTGGTCCACAGAAGCAAGGCAGGCCGGGGCAGAGCCAGCGCCACCAGCCGCAGGAAGCGCGAGTTCATCTCCGACGAGAAGAAAGACGCCAGCTACTGGGAGAAGAGGCGCAAGAATAATGAGGCCGCCAAAAGGTCGCGGGAGAAGAGGAGGATCAGCGACATGGTGCTGGAGAACCGGGTGCTGGCACTGAACGAGGAGAACGTCCGCTTGAAGTCAGAGCTACTGTCTCTGCAGCTGAGGTTCGGCCTAATCACCACCGCCGCGTACGCGGAGAAGAGTCGTCAGCTGTCAGGCTCAGCAGGGAGCTCCTACTACACCGGCTACTCCACTGTGCTCCTCCAATCTGACTCCTCTGAGGCCGAGCACCCCAGCCAAGGGGAGGCGTTCACACCCCTCAGCAAGTACTCGCCCAGAGGCTCCCTCTCCGATACTTCCGATGGATCGTTGAGCACTGGGAACAGTCCGGGGCCCATGATTCAAGGGGACAACAGGCAAGATGAGAACTCAATGGACAAGGACTTGATGAGGGACATCAAGGAGGTCATGAATGCCCAGGTCCCCTTTGGAGAGTCGGCGTCTCTGCTAAGGAGCTACCACAATATGGAGTTTGTAAGTTACAAGGAGCAACTGAAGTACAGCTCTGCAGCCAGGGACATTATTCGGTACGGGAGTCAAGGCTGTGTGGAAACCGGAGACACTCATACTGCCCACCTGGATGACTTCCGCCTTCTGTCCGATGTGCCCCAGGCCCCcgggaatggcagaacagattacCCGCAGGGAGGGGTCCACGCAGCACCCGCGCCTTCGATGCTGGTGGAAGGTCAGCGGCAGATGCCTCCGAACGGCGTGGCCCTGTGGTGCGCTCAGCGGCCGCTGTCCACGCGGGCCCGGGAGGAGCCGGACGATCTCCCGCTGGGGGGCTACACAGCTGAGCTGTGTCCAAGGTCTGGTCGCGAGCACCCAGTCATTGAGCGGCTGGTGCGTGCCAGTCCTCAGAGTTCCCTGAGCGTCAATGAAGCGGGTGATCGCACTGCAGTCCCCAATCTGGACGAGGTTCCACAATGTTCCCTCACCCGGAGCTTCCCCGCCGAGAAGCAGGAGACTTCAGAATGCTCCCTGCTGCTCTTTTCTGTCATTAAGACGCCCGAGGTTCTTGATCAAGGCCTGGTGGCACACTCTGGTGCCGCTGCGGACAAGGTATCAGATGGTGCCCTTTCCGAAGGTTCGGACAGTGACAGCCTAGACAGGGCAGACAGGTCCAGCCTCAGCGACACAGCTCACTCTGACTCCCCCCAGGTGCTCAGGAGAATGGCTCTTCCTCATAAGCTCCGCCTGAAAGCCAGAGCCATGGTTCAGGGTGGTGAACAAGATGGTGGGCAGGATCTCCCACGGCACCATAGTGATCAGGGGGCTCCACTGCTGAGGTGCAATGGCCTCCGTCACAATGGGTCCATCATGAGAGGTTACGCTCCAGTTCACAGGAAGGGAGATCTCTGGAGTGAATCCGGGCACCTAGTCATTAAGGCATCGCAGTGTGCAGCAGGAGTGCTAAGTCAGTTTGAGCAACCTACCCCCCAAGGGTCTCCTAATCTCCAGAGCAACCAAATCTCCACATCAAAGGGCCCTGACTATGGTGCTGTAGGTGTGGCCTGCTTTAGGAATGCCACACAGGAAGCTGAGTCGTCACCACTCCACCCGGGCTACAACTTAACCAGCCCCACTTAA